One window of the Zea mays cultivar B73 chromosome 3, Zm-B73-REFERENCE-NAM-5.0, whole genome shotgun sequence genome contains the following:
- the LOC103651601 gene encoding putative cytochrome c oxidase subunit 5b-like → MWRRLHTLAPALRRATAAAAGAPAASASSAARAAPLSSAAAAFRRTSPLLSGDKPASVEDVMPIATGLEREELEAELKGKKRFDMDPLVGPFGTKEEPSVVESYYNKRIVGCPGGEGEDEHDVVWFWLKKDEPHECPVCSQYFVLKVIGDGGDPDGHDDEDDGHH, encoded by the exons ATGTGGCGCCGCCTCCACACCCTAGCCCCCGCCTTGCGCAGGgctaccgccgccgccgccggggcccCTGCGGCGTCCGCCTCCTCTGCAGCCCGCGCCGCCCCGCTCTCCTCGGCGGCCGCCGCTTTCCGCCGCACCAGCCCGCTCCTCTCAG GGGACAAGCCGGCGAGTGTGGAGGACGTCATGCCCATCGCCACGGGGCTCGAGCGggaggagctggaggccgagctcAAG GGGAAGAAGCGGTTTGACATGGATCCCCTGGTCGGCCCCTTCGGTACCAAG GAGGAACCATCTGTAGTTGAGTCCTACTATAACAAGCGGATAGTCGGCTGCCCTGGTGGTGAGGGAG AGGATGAACACGATGTTGTATGGTTCTGGTTGAAAAAAGATGAGCCGCATGAGTGTCCAGTCTGCTCGCAATACTTTGTG CTTAAGGTCATTGGTGATGGTGGTGATCCAGATGGTCATGACGATGAAGATGATGGACATCACTAA
- the LOC103651600 gene encoding pentatricopeptide repeat-containing protein At3g54980, mitochondrial isoform X2, whose protein sequence is MRPTRLLAAASSTFRRRRLYTAAAVSTVAPSSAAPPPQGAVQPLSTQFARPSPARGHGVADDLASSLRALLASSPTVQHAFHLLRSAALDTRLPPNELVDAVLSTVDPGSPAAVTLLSHVLTCLSRAASDCAAAAAAYSRMVTRGVVPDAKSRTDLLVTTALGASAADALTLFDEMRGKGCYADAKMYDVVIRACVRGGMHCDAVRLFDEMAGAGVKPDERVYAITISGLCKLRDADRALQVLGKMREAGFEPWELTYSSVVDVLVKVRRMDEALRLKDQMLLATGKKMDVVLATMLMHGYCLNGEVGKALDLFDEVVSDGVTPTNVTYGVLIKGCDAEGMTDETYKLCRQMIEQGLLPSTYEFNLVIKGLLRDKRWKDAIGLLKLVVDTGVPDVFTYGCLIHWLCKHQKLHEAVNLWDKMKEAGVKPSIVTYHSLLLGYCEKGRMDEALKLYSEMPDKGFPPNEVTYTTLMKGYIKKKAFDNAYALLNEMRQNGVSCGDYTYNILINGLYMVNRVCEVDEMLKRFLSEGFVPTTMTYNSIINGFVKAGMMGSAFGMYRQMRKKVKLLIYVRRDGIQPDIAAYNAFIDTFCKQGNMSRALHFLVLLLKDGLTPDVTVYNSFVTGYKNLKMMAEASKFYYSMIKQRVVADTEIYTTLIDGFSKVGNVAFALELYSEMMANHVIPDDKTFTALTHGLCRSGDIDGAKRLLDDMRRLDVSPNIVTYNMLINACVRDGKLQEAFQLHDEMLSSGVVPDDTTYDILPRTNNS, encoded by the exons ATGCGCCCGACACGGCTCCTCGCCGCCGCCTCCTCAACGTTCCGACGGCGCCGCCTTTACACTGCCGCCGCAGTCTCCACCGTGGCACCTTCTTCTGCGGCCCCGCCACCGCAGGGCGCCGTCCAGCCCCTCTCCACCCAATTCGCTAGACCATCCCCCGCCCGTGGCCACGGCGTCGCCGATGACCTCGCTTCCTCCCTCCGCGCACTCCTCGCCTCCTCGCCCACCGTCCAGCACGCCTTCCATCTGCTCCGTTCCGCTGCGCTGGATACGCGCCTCCCGCCGAACGAGCTCGTCGACGCCGTCCTCTCCACCGTGGACCCTGGCTCGCCGGCCGCGGTTACTCTCCTCAGCCACGTCCTCACCTGCCTCTCCCGTGCTGCCAGCGACTGCGCGGCCGCCGCGGCCGCATACTCTCGCATGGTCACGAGGGGCGTTGTCCCGGACGCCAAGTCTCGCACCGACCTGCTCGTCACCACGGCGCTGGGCGCGTCGGCTGCGGATGCGCTAACGCTGTTCGACGAGATGCGGGGCAAGGGGTGCTACGCGGATGCGAAGATGTACGACGTCGTGATACGGGCCTGCGTCAGGGGAGGGATGCACTGTGATGCCGTCAGGCTGTTTGATGAAATGGCTGGTGCCGGGGTCAAGCCCGACGAGCGCGTTTATGCCATCACAATCTCAGGTTTGTGCAAGCTACGCGATGCAGATCGGGCACTCCAGGTGTTGGGGAAGATGAGGGAGGCAGGGTTCGAGCCGTGGGAGTTAACGTACAGTTCTGTGGTGGATGTGCTTGTGAAGGTGAGGAGGATGGATGAGGCATTGCGGCTGAAGGATCAGATGCTGCTGGCTACGGGAAAGAAGATGGATGTGGTTCTTGCGACGATGTTGATGCACGGGTATTGCTTGAATGGAGAAGTTGGGAAGGCATTGGATTTGTTTGATGAGGTTGTCAGTGATGGTGTGACACCGACCAATGTGACATATGGGGTGCTAATCAAAGGTTGTGATGCAGAGGGGATGACAGATGAGACATATAAGCTATGCCGCCAGATGATAGAGCAGGGATTGTTACCGAGCACATATGAGTTCAATTTGGTGATCAAAGGCCTCTTGAGAGACAAACGGTGGAAGGATGCCATTGGCTTACTTAAACTTGTGGTAGATACTGGGGTACCAGATGTCTTCACTTACGGCTGTCTAATTCATTGGCTCTGCAAGCATCAAAAACTCCACGAGGCAGTCAACTTATGGGATAAGATGAAGGAAGCAGGAGTCAAACCTTCTATTGTGACATACCACAGCCTACTGCTGGGGTACTGTGAGAAAGGGCGCATGGATGAAGCACTCAAGTTATACTCTGAGATGCCTGATAAAGGATTCCCGCCTAATGAGGTCACTTACACAACTCTGATGAAAGGGTACATCAAGAAGAAAGCTTTTGACAATGCCTACGCCCTTCTTAATGAAATGCGTCAGAATGGAGTTTCTTGCGGCGATTATACGTATAATATTCTCATAAATGGactttacatggtcaatcgtgtttGTGAAGTTGATGAAATGTTGAAAAGATTTTTGAGTGAAGGTTTTGTTCCGACCACAATGACATACAATAGTATCATTAATGGATTTGTGAAAGCTGGTATGATGGGCTCTGCATTCGGTATGTATCGGCAGATGCGCAAGAAAG TGAAGCTGCTCATTTACGTGAGGCGCGATGGCATTCAACCTGACATTGCTGCATACAACGCTTTCATAGATACGTTTTGCAAACAGGGGAATATGTCTCGTGCACTCCATTTTTTGGTTCTTCTGTTGAAAGATGGTTTAACACCAGATGTCACTGTCTACAATAGTTTTGTTACAGGGTACAAGAATTTGAAAATGATGGCAGAAGCTTCAAAGTTCTATTATAGCATGATCAAACAGAGAGTTGTTGCTGATACAGAAATCTATACAACCTTAATTGATGGGTTCTCAAAAGTTGGCAATGTGGCCTTTGCTTTGGAACTGTACTCAGAGATGATGGCCAATCACGTTATTCCTGATGATAAAACTTTCACAGCACTAACCCACGGTCTTTGCCGAAGTGGAGATATTGATGGTGCTAAGAGGTTATTGGATGATATGAGAAGATTAGATGTGTCTCCAAATATTGTTACTTATAACATGCTGATAAATGCATGCGTCCGTGATGGTAAGCTGCAAGAGGCATTCCAACTGCATGATGAGATGCTCAGCAGTGGAGTCGTGCCTGATGATACTACATATGACATACTCCCTCGGACcaataatagttga
- the LOC103651600 gene encoding pentatricopeptide repeat-containing protein At3g54980, mitochondrial isoform X1 has product MRPTRLLAAASSTFRRRRLYTAAAVSTVAPSSAAPPPQGAVQPLSTQFARPSPARGHGVADDLASSLRALLASSPTVQHAFHLLRSAALDTRLPPNELVDAVLSTVDPGSPAAVTLLSHVLTCLSRAASDCAAAAAAYSRMVTRGVVPDAKSRTDLLVTTALGASAADALTLFDEMRGKGCYADAKMYDVVIRACVRGGMHCDAVRLFDEMAGAGVKPDERVYAITISGLCKLRDADRALQVLGKMREAGFEPWELTYSSVVDVLVKVRRMDEALRLKDQMLLATGKKMDVVLATMLMHGYCLNGEVGKALDLFDEVVSDGVTPTNVTYGVLIKGCDAEGMTDETYKLCRQMIEQGLLPSTYEFNLVIKGLLRDKRWKDAIGLLKLVVDTGVPDVFTYGCLIHWLCKHQKLHEAVNLWDKMKEAGVKPSIVTYHSLLLGYCEKGRMDEALKLYSEMPDKGFPPNEVTYTTLMKGYIKKKAFDNAYALLNEMRQNGVSCGDYTYNILINGLYMVNRVCEVDEMLKRFLSEGFVPTTMTYNSIINGFVKAGMMGSAFGMYRQMRKKGITPNIVTYTSFIDGYCRTNCCDLAVKLLIYVRRDGIQPDIAAYNAFIDTFCKQGNMSRALHFLVLLLKDGLTPDVTVYNSFVTGYKNLKMMAEASKFYYSMIKQRVVADTEIYTTLIDGFSKVGNVAFALELYSEMMANHVIPDDKTFTALTHGLCRSGDIDGAKRLLDDMRRLDVSPNIVTYNMLINACVRDGKLQEAFQLHDEMLSSGVVPDDTTYDILPRTNNS; this is encoded by the coding sequence ATGCGCCCGACACGGCTCCTCGCCGCCGCCTCCTCAACGTTCCGACGGCGCCGCCTTTACACTGCCGCCGCAGTCTCCACCGTGGCACCTTCTTCTGCGGCCCCGCCACCGCAGGGCGCCGTCCAGCCCCTCTCCACCCAATTCGCTAGACCATCCCCCGCCCGTGGCCACGGCGTCGCCGATGACCTCGCTTCCTCCCTCCGCGCACTCCTCGCCTCCTCGCCCACCGTCCAGCACGCCTTCCATCTGCTCCGTTCCGCTGCGCTGGATACGCGCCTCCCGCCGAACGAGCTCGTCGACGCCGTCCTCTCCACCGTGGACCCTGGCTCGCCGGCCGCGGTTACTCTCCTCAGCCACGTCCTCACCTGCCTCTCCCGTGCTGCCAGCGACTGCGCGGCCGCCGCGGCCGCATACTCTCGCATGGTCACGAGGGGCGTTGTCCCGGACGCCAAGTCTCGCACCGACCTGCTCGTCACCACGGCGCTGGGCGCGTCGGCTGCGGATGCGCTAACGCTGTTCGACGAGATGCGGGGCAAGGGGTGCTACGCGGATGCGAAGATGTACGACGTCGTGATACGGGCCTGCGTCAGGGGAGGGATGCACTGTGATGCCGTCAGGCTGTTTGATGAAATGGCTGGTGCCGGGGTCAAGCCCGACGAGCGCGTTTATGCCATCACAATCTCAGGTTTGTGCAAGCTACGCGATGCAGATCGGGCACTCCAGGTGTTGGGGAAGATGAGGGAGGCAGGGTTCGAGCCGTGGGAGTTAACGTACAGTTCTGTGGTGGATGTGCTTGTGAAGGTGAGGAGGATGGATGAGGCATTGCGGCTGAAGGATCAGATGCTGCTGGCTACGGGAAAGAAGATGGATGTGGTTCTTGCGACGATGTTGATGCACGGGTATTGCTTGAATGGAGAAGTTGGGAAGGCATTGGATTTGTTTGATGAGGTTGTCAGTGATGGTGTGACACCGACCAATGTGACATATGGGGTGCTAATCAAAGGTTGTGATGCAGAGGGGATGACAGATGAGACATATAAGCTATGCCGCCAGATGATAGAGCAGGGATTGTTACCGAGCACATATGAGTTCAATTTGGTGATCAAAGGCCTCTTGAGAGACAAACGGTGGAAGGATGCCATTGGCTTACTTAAACTTGTGGTAGATACTGGGGTACCAGATGTCTTCACTTACGGCTGTCTAATTCATTGGCTCTGCAAGCATCAAAAACTCCACGAGGCAGTCAACTTATGGGATAAGATGAAGGAAGCAGGAGTCAAACCTTCTATTGTGACATACCACAGCCTACTGCTGGGGTACTGTGAGAAAGGGCGCATGGATGAAGCACTCAAGTTATACTCTGAGATGCCTGATAAAGGATTCCCGCCTAATGAGGTCACTTACACAACTCTGATGAAAGGGTACATCAAGAAGAAAGCTTTTGACAATGCCTACGCCCTTCTTAATGAAATGCGTCAGAATGGAGTTTCTTGCGGCGATTATACGTATAATATTCTCATAAATGGactttacatggtcaatcgtgtttGTGAAGTTGATGAAATGTTGAAAAGATTTTTGAGTGAAGGTTTTGTTCCGACCACAATGACATACAATAGTATCATTAATGGATTTGTGAAAGCTGGTATGATGGGCTCTGCATTCGGTATGTATCGGCAGATGCGCAAGAAAGGTATAACTCCCAATATAGTAACATATACCAGTTTTATAGATGGTTATTGTAGGACCAACTGCTGTGATCTTGCAGTGAAGCTGCTCATTTACGTGAGGCGCGATGGCATTCAACCTGACATTGCTGCATACAACGCTTTCATAGATACGTTTTGCAAACAGGGGAATATGTCTCGTGCACTCCATTTTTTGGTTCTTCTGTTGAAAGATGGTTTAACACCAGATGTCACTGTCTACAATAGTTTTGTTACAGGGTACAAGAATTTGAAAATGATGGCAGAAGCTTCAAAGTTCTATTATAGCATGATCAAACAGAGAGTTGTTGCTGATACAGAAATCTATACAACCTTAATTGATGGGTTCTCAAAAGTTGGCAATGTGGCCTTTGCTTTGGAACTGTACTCAGAGATGATGGCCAATCACGTTATTCCTGATGATAAAACTTTCACAGCACTAACCCACGGTCTTTGCCGAAGTGGAGATATTGATGGTGCTAAGAGGTTATTGGATGATATGAGAAGATTAGATGTGTCTCCAAATATTGTTACTTATAACATGCTGATAAATGCATGCGTCCGTGATGGTAAGCTGCAAGAGGCATTCCAACTGCATGATGAGATGCTCAGCAGTGGAGTCGTGCCTGATGATACTACATATGACATACTCCCTCGGACcaataatagttga